From the Juglans microcarpa x Juglans regia isolate MS1-56 chromosome 3D, Jm3101_v1.0, whole genome shotgun sequence genome, the window CACTTTCATTAATAGAGTTACAATATTGACATGGAAATGTAAATTACAAGTCATAAAGTTTTTTAGCAATAAAACTTCCGTAGGTGCTCGACGTTCCAAGGGTGTGGCAGCTCGTTCCCTTGGGAGTCTCAAAGCTAATAAGAACTCAGGTGGTTGTTGGCGATGACCACATAGAGGCCTTCCCATTGAGGGCCTAGCTTTCCTTCGTCTCGGGTAGTTGTTCCCATTTGTTTCAGCACGAGATCCCCGACTTTGAATGCCTTTGGGCTTACCCATTTGTTGAAACATTGTTCTGCCCTCCTATTGTTGATGGTTGTCCTTACTTCAGCTTCAAGTCTGACCTCCTCCAGTAAGTCAAGCTGCTCTTCTAATCGCTCGTTGTTGAAGTCTTGCTCGAAATGAGGGCGAATGGGGTTTCTCCTGTTGGGTTCCTCCACCCAAGCACCCTTTTTGTCGTCAAGTTTCTTTTTGAGTATTCTCATCAATATCTTGTTGGTTACCTCTACCTGCCCGTTGGACTGAGGTTGTCCTGGAGACGAGTAGCGAAATTTGATCCTTGGTTCTCTCGACACCAGTCTCAGTAGTGGTTAGAGTTAAACTGCCTCCAATTATTTGATATGATGACGCGGAAAATGCCAAATCTGCAGATGACCGTCTTTGACAATAAGCGTGTGATGTTGCTTACCGGCCTCAGCTTCTACTcacttggtgaagtagtccACTGCCATTGCTACAAATCTTACTCCTCATTTTCCCAAGGGAATGGAGCCTACTAAGTTAATTCCCCATTGGGTGAAGGGCCACAACGAGGTGATTAACGTCAGTTCTTTTGGCGGGTAATGGGGCACTTTAGAATATTCTTGGCTTTCTTGCACTTCCGCACGTACTCTTCAGCATCCTGTAGGGCGCGAGGCCAGTAGTATCCCGTGCTCATCACTTTGCCTGCCAGCACCTTTCCTCCAGAGTGGTCACCACAAATTCCCCTGTGTACTTCTGCCAGCACGTATTGGACTTTTTCAAATGAGATGCACCTCAGAAGAGGTGTGGAGTATCCCCTTCGATATAGGACCCCCTCGACTAGAGTGTAACTCGATGCTTTGTTCCTGATCTTTCTGGCTTCACACCTGTCATTTGGTACCTCGTTGGCATCTATGTACTTGACAATATCCAACGCCCATTCTGGAGCTCCCTACTTTACCACTTCAATTCCCATGATGAGTATTTCGACAGTCCTGATCACTGTTCCTTCTAGAAGGGGAGAATCTTCTTGCCCAGATGCCGCTTGTGCCAATTTATCCACCTTTTGATTCTCTGCCATCAACACATGTTGGATCTGAAAGTATCCGAAGTGGGCGCACTCAACCTCTATCAGCATTAGatacttcttcaattttttgCTCTTCACAGCAACCTCCCTCGTACTTGATTGACCACAACCTAAGAGTCAACTCACACCTCTACTTCTTTGGCTCCTAGAGACCTGGCGACCACCAGACTAGAGAATAGTGCCTCATTCTCTGCCTCATTGTTAATGGTTTTGAATGCCAACTTGATAGCATAATTATACTTTTTACCCTCATGGGAGGTGCGTGTTTGACCCGTTCTGGGAAGCCGGTGAATTATGTCATAAAATCTGCCAACACTTGCCCCTTAATAGTATTTTGTGGTGCGTATTGGATATCGAACTCGCTCAGCTCCACAGCCCAGTTCGTAAGGCTACCTGAGGCATCCGGCTTTTGTAGGATCTTCTTCAGGAGGATCTCGGTGAGGACTCTTACTAGATGAGCCTGGAAGTACGAGCGAAGTCTTCGGGTGTTCACCACTAAGGCAAAGGCAAGTTGCTCTATGCGTGGATATCTAGTCTCTGCTCCTAGGTAATCCTGGCTGGTATAGTACACATGTTTTTGGACCCCACCTTCATCTCGAACTAAGGCCGATGAAGCTGCCTGTGGGGAGATAGATAGGTACAAGACCAAAGTTTCTCCACATCTGGGTTGGCTGAGAAGCGGAGGGCTGGTGAGGTATTTCTTGAGAGCCTCGAACGCGTGGTTGCACTCTTCATCCAATGTCCGCGCCTTCCGCAAAACCTTAAAAAATGGTAAGTACTTGTCAGTGGACCTTGATACAAATCTGTTAAGGGTCGCTACCCGTCCGGCTAGTTTCTGTACTTCGTTTATGCTTCAAGGATGGGTCATGCGGAGTATGGCTTCCATTTTCTCTTGATTAGCTTCTATTCCCCATTTCGACACTATGAAACTCAAGAATTTCCTAGAGCCTACACCGAAGGCACACTTCATCGAGTTCAACTTCATCTGGTATTGCCTTAATACTATAAAGGCTTCGCGGAGGTCATCCAGGTGTTGCTCGGGGGTTTCACTATTTACCAACAAATCATCCACGTAGACCTCTATGTTTCTCCCAATCTGATTTTTGAACATACGGTTGACCAGCCGCTAGTAGGTAGCCCCTGCATTTTTCAACCCAAACGGCATGGCAGAGTAACAGTATAATCTCCAATTGGTGATGAATGAAGTCTTCTCCTCATCATTTGAGTTCATGGGGGTTTGATTGTATCCGGAGTAGGCGTCTATAAAGCTGAGCATGCATTGACAGGTCAATCCAAGGTAGCGAGAAGCTGTCTTTCGGGCAAGTCTTATTTAAGTCGGTGAAGTCAATGTACATTCTCCACTTGCACTTTTGCTTCTTCACCAACACTACTTTGTATATCCAGTCCGGGTAATGGACCTCCCGTATGAATCCCGCTGCAAGTAACCGATCGACTTCTGTGGCTATGGTGACATTCTTTTCTACGCTGAAGTTTCGGAGCTTCTGCCTTACTCCTTTAGCTTTTGGGTCCACGCTCAGGTGGTCTTGTATGATCTCTGCGTTGATTCCGGGCATGTCCTCATGACTCCAAGCGAAGACCCTAGTGTTCCGTTAGGAGTTACTGCATGGCTTTCCCTATTTCGAGTGTCATCTTGCTGCCGATCCTGGCAGTGGCTTCCAAGCGGCTTGGGTTCGGCTCCACCTTCCTAAGCATCTGCTCATCTTAGATCTCCCCAGTTGCTAGGGTGCGCTAGGGCTGGGCAGGAGAACATGGTCATTGGCCGGAGTGTGGACCACATGCACCCCGTCGCCTTTGGGCTTCAATTCCTGCATGTAACACTCTTGTGCCAAGAC encodes:
- the LOC121255135 gene encoding uncharacterized protein LOC121255135 produces the protein MFKNQIGRNIEVYVDDLLVNSETPEQHLDDLREAFIVLRQYQMKLNSMKCAFGVLRKARTLDEECNHAFEALKKYLTSPPLLSQPRCGETLVLYLSISPQAASSALVRDEGGVQKHVYYTSQDYLGAETRYPRIEQLAFALVVNTRRLRSYFQAHLVRVLTEILLKKILQKPDASGSLTNWAVELSETGQTRTSHEGKKYNYAIKLAFKTINNEAENEALFSSLVVARSLGAKEVEIQHVLMAENQKVDKLAQAASGQEDSPLLEGTGAPEWALDIVKYIDANEVPNDRCEARKIRNKASSYTLVEGVLYRRGYSTPLLRCISFEKVQYVLAEVHRGICGDHSGGKVLAGKVMSTGYYWPRALQDAEEYVRKCKKAKNILKCPITRQKN